Part of the Sorghum bicolor cultivar BTx623 chromosome 1, Sorghum_bicolor_NCBIv3, whole genome shotgun sequence genome, GAATATACAAATACGAACGAATAGCGTTATTCATTACACTGCAGTGCCATGATTTCCTTGAAGTCTGCAATCTTTGGGTAGTGAAGGCACATAAGTCAATTTATGGTTGACTCTGTTTAGTGATAGTGTGATCAGTGGCTATCATTCCTCTTGCTCTAGCTCCTCAGAAAGCAGGAAATTAACATCTCTTTCTGACTTTGCAGGCGCACAAAGAAATTGAAGATCGGTCTCCGTTGGCTGCGTTTACTCTCTTGGATTCGTGGAATTTACTTATCCTCATGTAACAATGCTTTGATTATAACTTAATGCGGAGGGAATTTGTATTATGACCGCAACAATCTTCTCTCCATATATGTTCAAGTGATTTTCGTGTTTCAAGCCCTCTTTGCCTTGTGTTTATTTGAAGCGAAAACTGGTCATTCGTTCTCGTGTAAGCCGATCTGGTTGGTTATAAGCTGCTGACCTAGAATTTTACAGCGAGTAGGGAGGCGACTGGCATCTAACGTATCTGTATTCTGTAGTTTGTGCGCTAGCCATTTGCATTCACGTACAGCGAGTGATACACAGTGGCACTTGCGTAGAAGATGCTAGGCAACTGAGGCTATATTCTTCCTAATGGTTAGATAGTTTTGCATTAAAAAATATCCTAGCTTGTCTAATTGGATACCTAAATATAAAAAAAGTTGTTGGAGCACAGAAAGATATAAACAATTTTTATTTAAATGATTTTTCGTATGATGGTTTAGAGAGTTTTAGAAAGACTCTTGGAGATGTTTTAAGGCTGCAGTATCGAATCTAATTTAGATTAGGTTGAGTAGTTTTGCCAAATAGATGATGGCAGTGTTTTTGTTCTAATGATAATGATTTGTTCTCTCAGTTGATTGAACTAGTTCTCTAATTTAGGTTAGGTTGGGTAGTCTTGCCAAATAGATGATGGCAGTGTTTTAGTTCTAATGATTTGTTCTCTCAGTTGATTGAACTATTACCTATTGTGGCGGCTGAGTGGATATGGTGACGGTAGTTTCAGCTGTCGGGCCACACGCATTAATAAATACATTTATCTCGTGAGAAGAGGTTAGATATAACGACGATTTTGCTTTTGGTGGAATGCCACGGTGCAAACTAGACAGGAGGCGGCTGAAATAAAATATGATCCTTCCGATCTTGAATTTCTTGGTCTATCGGCCTATCGCACTTCGTACACAAATTTGCttttggtcttgtttagatgtgaatttttttttttagattttactactgtaatatttttgtttatttatggcaaatattgtccaatcatagactataactagggtcaaaagattcgtcttgcgatttaccgccaaactgtgtaattagttttgttttcgtttatatttagtgcttaccgcaagattcaatgtgacgaagaatcttgaaaactttttgaatttcggtgggaactaaacaaggcctttataaTGTGTGTTTCGGCACGATCACAGACCTGTTTCGTGACTCCGCAATCTCTAGCCCTCAATTGTGACTTGTGAGCCAAAGACCGACGACACTTGGGGCCAAAGACGGACCTTTCTGAGCTTGCCGCTGCTGATCTTCGGGCGGTGAAGAATACTGGCTCTTGAAAGTCAGGTCACTATCGACATTCAACCATGGCACGTTGCAGCCACACACCTGCCCTCCTACCTCAATGTCCTTTTGATTCCCTTGTGATCACTGGAGTGCGCCACTGACAGGAAGGCTTGTCGCATATCCCTCGTCAGTCTCCTCCCCGCCGCGGCGGATCCACGCAACGATGTGCTGCGCCTGTCAGCCACTCGCCCACAAAAGCCCCTCTCTTCCATCGCTTTCTTTCTGGTGCGTGGTGCCGGTCCACTGGCGTTCTGATCGTCGTCGTCTCGCGCGTGCAGACCGGCGTGTCGCCCCATGAGCCATGAGGCCATGGAAGTGGAACCCAGCCTCTCTAAACTCTAGTCGTTGGCGCAAGGACGAGAACAGGTCGGGGATAAGCTGTCGTGTTTGGCGGGGTTTCCTcgtcggcagaagcagatatcGCTCGCACGTCGGGGGCTGATCACCCATTCCACCCGTGCACTGCTGTCGATAAAATTCTTCAGCGACagctcttgatttttttttgcgtCAGACAGATGTCGACGTCGTCGTTGTGTAGATAATGGGGTCTACTAATACTCCCCCGTCAGGCTACAGCTCTTTGGTTTGTTGAAGGGACGCGGCGCTCTGTTTGCGTGGAACGAGTGTACATCGTCGCTCAATCATTGCCGAACTGAGGCCAGCAAATTGCAAAGGGGAGTTATGATAGCAAGTTGGTAGCGAGACGGAGAGAAAACAGTACTGGTTGATGTCGATCTCAACTTTAAGCTCCGCAAAACTGCGTTTTGTAGGATGCGTTtcccttttatttttattattatttcccACCAGTAAGCAACCTCCATTTATTCTTAGGCCTCTTTGGAACAAATACGAGCTTGTTTGGACACAAATAGTTTACATAAATCAGTTCAATTTTATAGGGGAAAAAACATAGAATTCAAGAAAGGCAGAAAACTTCTTTATGAAGCTTTTTGAAACAAATGATTGAGTTCCTGCAAATCCTTTAGGAATTCTGTGTTGTTACTGAGCTCTATCCAAACATTCTTCCtacattttcttttgttttctcaATCATATGAATCAAGATGTGTTAGTGTATTCTGTTtctacattttttttttctattattCCTGCATTTCTACAATCTACTCAGGTTCCAAAGAGGTTCATGTGTGccggatgctcttcttttttaccATTCCGCTTCTGTAACATCAACATACTCCTACGGAGTAGATGCTGGAGTAGCCTACAGCGGAGGGCTCATGATCACCCTTAGCTTCTCTGAACGGTTTATAACCGCACAGCCTCGGTCCTCAGTCCCCCAAAGCTTGAGCACGTCTACGGGCTAAAAAGAAGTGGTCATGACACGGCTCTCGTCCTACGGCAATTAGGGCTATCTTACCTAGCGTCATCATCCGCCCGGGCGATTTATGATTTCTACGCCGTGCTTATCTTCACAGCAAAAAAAAAACGCATATTCTGCGGGCAATCTCTAGACGCTAAAACACCTGCAAAAATCTCAATGGGGGCTACAACTACAATGCTACGCGATCTACTCGCCCATAATGCTCCGTTTTCTTTCGACGAGCAACGTACTGCAATTTGCAACGTCGCATAAAGCTCCTCAATTATCCGGTGCGTGGTCATGTCCGTTTGCTTTTGGCTTTCGacatctctctctttctctttccCCCACTGTACGACCGTCTCGTTGCATAGCAAGCAAGAAAGTCATCATCAATCTCATCCTCATCAATGCTCtcgagaaaaaaagagagaagtggACGTTGGAATTTCAACAGTGCGCGCAAGAAAAATCAAAAGAGACGGCTCTCCAGCTCGCACGGGCGAGTTTCCTCGTCCCACCAAGAAATCCACGTACTACGCGCTGAGAACACGCGAAGACAAAACTCcccgaaaaaaaaaaagaaccacCCCGGCACCCCGATCTGCGCTCCACTGACGACGCCTGCCGCGAAAGGCCTCTGCCCGCGCGCACCTGTCTGCCCGTCCGTCCTCCGTCCCACCGACCACCGACACGCGCTCGTGAATGAAAACGTGAagcagcgagcgagcgagcgagcgactgCTCAGGCGAGCGAGACGGGGGGAACCGCGAAAGGGTTGGGGAAAAAAAGGGGCAAGGGGGCACGGCCGTGCTGCGCTATCGGCCCCCACGTCCGCGCGCCCCACCGCGCGTCGTGCCGTGCATGCGCGCTTTCGTTTCCTTTTTTCGCCAGTGGGTGGCTGCCGTGCGGTGCGGGTGCGGGTGCTCGTCGCCGATTGGCAAACGGCCACCgcatcctcttcctcctcccttaCCTTGCAAGCAAAGGATCGGACTGAGAAACGGGCACGGCTCATGAGTCATAATAAGTGATGAGACGAGACTCGGCGAGGGGTGGCCTGGCCGGGGACGTTTTACATCCTATCTAGGCGAGAGGCGTGTGCTAGGCGACTACTAGCCTCTATGCCGTGTCCTGTGTCTCAATGTCGCAAGGCCGGTAATGACCGGTGCAAATCTTGGGAGATCGCAATGCCTCCCGCGTGCGtggtcatggtgatgatgattaTGATGCAATGTGCTATATGTGCTCTTCCAAGTGGGATGTAAAATTTGGATCTACGTACCTAGTTTTATTAATTCATTATGAAAATATGTTTTCTTAATCCTTTTCTTGGATAGTTCAAACAAATTCACCTCCAAATCGTCCTTTTTCCATCATGATGTATATTCTCAATAGTGAGCCTTGCTATCAAACCCATCATCATCACAAAACCAACGATGACGAGCTTTTGTTCTCAAACAGTTATTGGTCCAGTTGTCCTATATGGCCGTTGTCATGAAAAGTGGCAGTAGGTCATCATTTTCTCGTTATATCTAATctgtatttatatttatatctatatctatatctacatCTATacatatatctatatctatatattaATAATACCTATATCTACGCCTAATATTAAAGAGCAAAATATTTCTTTTGCCCCACTTTTTTACTTGCAAACTACCCTGACCCCATATATGACCTGAGTTAATGACCCTTGGTCATACAAATTATAATAACTTGTGTTGAGCGATGTTTCGAAGTCACATTCCAATATGTGTTGGGTTTCATACAATACAATGCACGTGCACATTTGCTAGTTGTATAATATGTACCaagctctctttttttcttaaatCATTGCTTCATATTTAATGACTACCGATTTTCCTTATTGTCTCTGCGATATTATTGTCCACATGTTAATTTAAGGTTTAAGCTTAACTTAACATGTTACCTTAATTATAAACCTAAACCGTCAATTTAGAAGCTAATGATATCATATCTAGCATAAGAAGGAAGATACTTAGAGTGTGGAATTGCAATATAAGATCTAGAGATGGGACTTTTCTTACTTTTGGTAGAGTTTTAGCACTTACATTTCAAGACTTGAGGATTTTTTTTTGCTTATATAAACCTCTAGCTTAAGTGTGTATATTTACACAAAAAACCGAGCAAGTATAAAACATTTTGCTACATCTAGTCCATCTGATCGTTGTAAGTATGTTGTAAAATATTTTCTGATTCTAGGTTCACTTGTGGGGGCAAATAGTATGTGTCCATTGCATTATTGCCTTTTCCATTCGATGAGAGAGGAGAGAATGGAATTTTTGGGCTGCTTGCCCACTCTTTTTTATAAAGTCGACCCACCCTCACCTAATGTCAAAAGAACCCGCCGCAGGGGGAGATACAGAGAGGAGGGTTCCTTCGTGAAAGAGAACCCAAACCCAAGCAGAGAGAACACCACACCACGGTTCCCTCGCCAGGGCGTCCATCCGCAACGATCCGCAGCCATGGCGATGGCTTACAAGATGGTAAAACCCAGCGTCGCTGTGACGcgtcggcggcgccgccgcttcCCTCTGTCGTGTGAAATCAAGCAGCCATGGCTCACGATCGACGGCCTTCTGTGTCCCGCGCGTGTGTGCGTGTTTTGCAGGCGACGGAGGGTATGGACGTGAAGGAGGAGTGCCAGCGCTGGTTCATGGAGATGAAGTGGAAGAAGGTGCACCGCTTCGTGGTGTTCAAGATCGACGAGCGGTCGCGCGCCGTGCTGGTGGACAAGGTGGGCGGCCCCGGGGAAGGGTACGAGGAGCTCGTCGCCGCGCTGCCCGGCGACGACTGCCGCTACGCCGTCTTCGACTTCGACTTCGTCACCGTCGACAACTGCCAGAAGAGCAAGATCTTCTTCATCGCCTGGTAATAATCCTGCGCCCCTTTCGCCTTTAATTTCCCGTCGATATCTCTCGAACAAACCAATTCCCTCCTCGTAAATAAAAACTCAAAATCTGTCAGGCAGCTGTGTTTTTACTTTCtgcagccaaacgaacaaggcaACCTCCACGGAATTTCGTTAGGAAAGGTAATACCACACCACTAAACCTGGTAAATTGAAGTGAGAAGAATCGATTAATTCGGTACGGGGATGATGGAACGATCCGGTCCATTCCCATTTACTCATTTGCTGATTTGAGCATTGATGTACAGAGTAACCTTGCCACGGTACTGTCCATAAAGGCATAAACCCAACCTACACGGTAGCAGTGCCAACTGCCCGAAACCGTATATGTCAACTTGTTTTTCTCTGGAAACATTCATGCAGCTTGGAAGATGCGCAAGCGAAGTAGCGAACCATAAACTACGGCAGCCTGAAACCAAATCTCCGTCTGTCTTTTGCACCGTTGAAACAAAACCTGGTTTGGTGATCGTAGTCGTGAAAAACATGGCAACTGCTGTTAGTACGATTAAGAATGCAAGTGACGAAAGAAACGGCATCTTGCAACTGAAAAGTCAAGGCAATCTCGAAAACTGTTTGGTTTGACAGAATGCGCATCTTGTAGTAATTGAAGGCAGTCTAGAACATATGTCCTGTCGCTTGTCTGAAGGAATGCAAACCTGAGCCTTAGAGGTGCAGGAAGGCATCACATAAATTCACAATTGACTAGAAATCTGCAGATCTAATGACTGTTCAATCAGTGCCGTGCCACATCCTTATCTCACAAAGCAGCAAGGTGCGCTAAGCTTTTTCGATTTTTTTTCTCCACAGCGAAAAAAGTTGCTTGCGGCACTCATCCCCGCTGGGATCATGATCATGACGGGGACCAAACTTTCCTGATAAGCCCTGGCCAGGCCTCCCTACGTCCCTTTCTCCCTGTCTCCGTTGTCTTGAGCGCTCTCTACACGCATTATTTTTTTTCCAAAGCCTGCAATGCTAAGGACGCCCGTTATTTTATCAGATCTGATCTAGCCTGAATCCAACTGTTGTCTAGATCTGTCAGCCCACCGAAAGCAAAGCATCGCCCACGATGACAGCCATAGGCAAAACTGTCCAATCAGCCatacatttattttttatataagaaGTTAATCACAATCCGTCAGCAGAAACTAGAGCaactatatatttatatatacttgTGTCTTGATTTGTCCGTGTccggcaacaacaacaacaccaAACAGGATTTGATCACGACGAGTAAGCAGCACGACCGAATTATTTAACTACTGTTAACTTGTCAACTTCCTCCGGTGTCCACTTGTTAAATAAAGCGCTATGATTCTGCTGGCGGCCGCTGGCCTGCTGGTGCGCTGCATTTCCTTGTTCTGACGGGTGGATTCGTTGCGCTTCTGTTTTGCGCGCGCAGGTCACCGGCGGCGTCGAGGATCAGGGCCAAGATCCTGTACGCGACGTCGAAGCAAGGCCTGCGGCGGCTACTGGACGGGGTCCACTACGAGGTGCAGGCCACCGACCCCTCCGAGATGGGCTTCGACGTCATCAGAGGCCGCGCGCAATGAGGCCCGCGCTGCGCTCTGCTCTACTACTACCTGTGCGTGTGCGTGTGTGATCGGCCGGATGCTAATTGGCGTTGGTGTGCTCCCGTAGCGATAGCAGCGTCGATGATGCCAATCTGACGAGGCTTTCGCGTGTGTTTTGCTTTGGTATTTTCGGTTTTGTTTGGAGAGATGATTAGATGATGCAGgcgtggtgtgtgtgtgtgctgatGTTGGTGGGTGGAGTAGAAGCTGAAGGAGTGGCAGCAGCGGATTAATGAAACGTCCATCTCTGCGACGTAGAATTCCACTGAACAATGCTCCAGTGTACTGTACCATAAGCTGCTTCAGATTTGATCGCGTTTCTCTCCGACGGTGGAGAAAACACCTTTCTGTTAAGGATGGGGATGACCCTCTAAATGAggaaataaattatttttttagttcaTTAAACTAGACTAGAGAAGAACCGCGGATACCTATCTAGAGCACCGTCCCATCTTTACTTTCTATGTACAATTCAGAGCAAAGCTGTTCTGCGCTTCCATTTTTTGTTCAAAAGAATGTCAAGTTTGCGTTCAAAGTTTCATACAACGAGTAGGTAAAGTAGTAGGGAGGTGCCAGCCTCAATTTTCTGAAGTATGCAGAGAATCTGCTCTACAACCCTCTTCTGCGATGATTCAAAGGATGCGATGTAGATGCTGGGACAAGATCACAAGAGCAAGAGTGTTCAGATGTGAAGAGAACAGTGAACACGCAGTTAATCTCAAGGGTCGCAATCAGTGGCGGAGGGCTCGGTAGGGCAAGGTAGGGCACTCGCCCTACCTTGACTCCGCCGTGGATCCCCACCCCCAAGCTAATCTGGCCGCCATGGATGCCTGGTTGAAGGTCTTAGTGCTGCTGTGTGCTGTCGAACGTCCGCAGGATGAAGATGACCAAATGTATATGTCTGATGAATCGTTACTTGGCCTTGGGTCTTTGGGCTTTGATGCTTGCTTTAGTGCTTTATGCCTGCCTTGTGGACGTGTGGGCTTGTGGCTTATGGTCTTGTGGGCCGTGTAACATATTGGGCCACCGGCCACATAACATATTGGATTGGGACTCGTCAGTTTGTTTCCAAAGATCAACAACGACGCATTGCTTTCGGCCGCCGGCGCTCCAAATTTCCATCGCGATTCCACGACTCTGTCAATTCGGCTGTTCGTGTTCGGAACTTTGGCCGTGCGGCGATCGCGCTCGCCAGTCGCCAATTAGCTCACCAGTTAGATCGCGCTCGGCAGATCCGCGTTGTTACAGTAAGATGTCCAACTCTCTGACACTTTATAAGTTTTTCCATTATTGCTTTTCAATCTTCGGTTATCACTTATAACTTACTAATTAATTTGGTTTGGTTAGTTTTGAAGCACAGGAAATTATGGAAGATGACTACGACTCAGATGAGTTTGAACAAGCTGTTGCTGCAGTTGAAGAGGAGATAGAAAACAAAATAGCAGCACCACAAATTGAAGAGGAGATTGAAACTGATGGAGAAGGTATTATAACCCAGTTTAATCCAGATCACATTATCACTGATCCAGGGCTTCGTATACCAATTGATCGGTTTTCTATCGATATTAGATCTGAGGTTAGAAGGGCTTTCATAGATAAGGGTCTAACTCAACCAATGGGTTACAATTTCCCTAAAACAAATAAGAAAAGGTGCTTTCAGAAAAGTTGGTTCAAGCAACATCCTTGGCTTGAATACAGTGTGGAGAAGGATAGGCCtattatttttattgttatctTTTCAAGCATGATCGAATGGATGACAAATTTGGATATAATGTCTTTACAACATTGGGGTTTAATAATTGGAAGAATGCATATTTGTCGCTTCCAAAACATGATGGAATAATCCACAATCAGTGTAGGACAGCATATGAAGATTTCAAAAATCAAAGAACAAGTGTGAAACATAAGGTTGACAGACATACAAAAGATGCACTAGTCAAATATGAAACTCAGTTGGATACATTATTGGGTATTGTGAGTTTGCTCACATTGCAAGGTGAACCATTCCGTGGACATGATGAGTCCCTTGTTTCTTTGAATAAGGGAAATTTTCTAGAGTTTCTTGATTGGTACAAAGAAAGGAATGAACAAGTGAGGCTTGCATTTGATGAGACATGTCCCAAAAATGCCAAGATGACTTCCCCAACAATTCAAAAAGAACTTGCAGAATGTTGTGCAATTGAGGTCACCAAAGCAATAAAGGAAGAGATGGCAGGTTGTCTTTTCTCCATTCTTATAGATGAATCTCGTGATATATCTGTCAAAGAACAAATGGCTGTGGTTGTGAGGTAACTAGTTGATTTTATAATGTAAACTGGTTATTGTATATTCATTTTTGTTAAAATTAgctaatcatattataatatccaTGTTGTAGGTTTGTGAACAAGAAAGGACAGGTGATTGAAAGATTTTTAGGTATTAAGCATGTGAAGGAGACAACCTCACAAGCACTGAAAACAACAATTGTTGAAGTACTTGGTGAGCATGGGCTACACATTGCAAATCTACGAGGGCAAGGGTGATGGTGCTTCTAATATGAGAGGAGAATTTAATGGCCTTGAGAAGCTTATTCGTGATGAGAACCCATATGCTTTTTATGTCCATTGCTTTGCTCATCAATTACAGTTGGTAGTTGTTTCTATCTCAAGATGTTGTTCATCTATTGAGGATTTCTTTGAATATGTGACCCTGATTGTGAATAACACAACATCATCTTGCAAGAGGAAGGATGTATTGCTAGATAAGCAACGTGAAAATCTTTTAGGTAAGTTGGGCAGTGGAGAGATTTCCTCAGGCAGAGGGAAAAATCAAGCAACATCCTTGGCTAGACCTGGAGATACAAGATGGGGTTCTCATTATAAGACATTACTTCGTATTGAATCAATGTGGGATTCAGTAATTGAAGTTCTACAAATTGTGCATGAAGATGAGCGTAATCCAAGTAGGGCAGGAGGTTTAGTGCAAATCATGGAGTCATTTAGCTTTGTGGTCATCATGAAGATGATGTTGCAAATCCTTCGCATCACAAATGAGCTCTCTCTTGTCTTGCAAAGGAAGGATCAAAATATTGTTCAAGCCATGTCTTTGGTTGTTGATGTGAAAACACGTTTGATGAATTTAAGGAATGATGGTTGGGAGTCACTGTTACAGGAAGCCACAAAATTCTGCAGTGAAAATGATATCCCAGTACCAAATATGAATGAATCAGTGACAAGATTTGGAAGATCAAGAAAAGGGGGCAAGAACAAGATCACTGCTGACCATTATTTTCGTGTTGATACCTTCTATGCTGCTATAGATGCTATTACCATAGAGTTTGAACATCGGTTTAATGAGGTATCTTCAGAGTTGCTTGTTTGTTTTTCTTGTCTTGACCCGAGAGATTCATTCTCTAAATTTGATGTGCACAAGCTAGCTCGACTTACTGAGATATATTCTGATGATTTCTCCTATTCTGAAAAGAAGGGTATAAAAGATCAACTAGTGACATTTATTCTTCATGTGAGAAGAATTGAGGAGTTTAGAGATTGTCATGATCTAGCAATCCTAGCTGCAAAAATAGTTGAACTTGAGAGACATGCTCTTTTCCCATCGGTCTATCGTCTAATTGAGTTGGCATTTATACTACCGGTAGCGACGGCAACAGTTGAAAGGGTCTTTTCAGCTATGAAGATTATCAAAACAGAATTGCGCAACAAGATGTCTGACGCTTGGCTCAATCACTTAATGGTGTGCTATATTGAGCGAGAAATATTCAAAGGAATTGATCTTGAGAAGATAAAAGAAACATTTCAAAACAAGAAAGATAGGCAAATGCAATTGCCTAAGAAGCCTAAGCATAACTGAAGCTTCATCGTCATATATTCACATGGTTAGTTGACTTTACATGTATTTTCTATAATTCTTTATATCCTAAATGCTTGTACTTTGTGCTTGACTATTATTATGTCTAGTGAACCGTTATCGACCTTGCCCTACCTTAATTTTTTTTCGTCCTCCGCCACTGGTCGCAATCTTGGTACGATCAGGAGAAGCTGGGCACGACGCACGCCAGGAGCTTGTTCTTGTCGGTGCTTCATGCTTACGCGCTGCACAGGCGGACAGAATCACAGAACTGATGGTGTTCAACAGTGTTGTGTGAATGACACGTTCCGGAACCATGACACGCTATGACGCCTGCCTATATTCCGTGTCTGCCGGCAAAAAAGGAGAAAAAGATTTGACTGATTGGTTCATCGCATATAGTCCAGAGGCCCAAACTGTGCGATTGCAATTCCGTAGTCCATGGGGGCCCAAATATCTGTGCGATTGATAGCCTTTAGTCCAGAGTGGCCCAAAAGTTGCGCAACTGTAGACTTGTCCAGCATGGGGAACCGGACTTGATTAAACGTGGGCTCATTAGGCCTTTTTGATAAGAACGTGGGCCTAACCACGGAAGATGAGGCCCGAACATTGCAACCCAAAGGCACCCTTGTCGATTCAGTGACGCTTTCAAGTCATACAGAGATCTttgctcaaaaaaaagaaaaaaagtgacaCACAGATTTGGGTACTGGCCCTCGTTTGCACGGATGTTGGCATGTTACTCGCTCAAGACACGCCACGGACTGTTTAGTGATACCGTGCTTTTCCCCGTGCAATGGAGGGTAGAAAGTCTTTCAATTTCTTCTTTACATGTGTACAGATGCGCACATGTGTATATATGGGTGCCGTGTGAGTATATGTGAAATGTGTGGGTGGCGTGCATTCAAGTTGTATCTGATAAAAAAAATCCTTTATTATTTTTCTGAGTTTAAAGTTAAAAGTAACAATAAGTGCAATCTTTTTTGAAGGATAATCTCATATGAATTAGTCTATATACTCTATAAACCTGATCACATATTCACTGAGCATATTTGTCTCATCAAACATCGTGCTTAAAGAGAAAAGGCTGGGGACTCGGACAGGGCAGGCCAGGGCCCCTCCGCCACGTTCTTCAGAATCCACACTGCAAAATCCGGCCAAAAAGTCTCCGATTTTGCGCCACAATTTGGGCGCTTCGCGACCTTTTTAACTCGGCATCGGCAGAGGACAAAGAAAGCGAGTCAATGAAGAGTTCACCGCTTTCGCGGGCAGGGACCTCATGATTCGGCAACGTCTTTTCGGCAGATGCCATGCCCACTGAAAAACGAGCGTGGCTAGAGCCCCAAAGCTCGCTTTACCGCCAAAGCACGCTCCCGTCCCGTCTCCGCTCCCTGATCCGGTTTAGGATCGATGCCACATTAATGCAGCACATACTATGCCTAATCTACGTTTAGCCTTTGGCCTTTGCGACCGGCTCATCAGTTCAGGTCCGGTCGTCCGGAGGTCCCCTCTCGTGTTGTCGCAAAAGCCACACATGCGTATCGCCATCTCCTGGGACCCTACGACTCTGAGGATCTTTAGCAGCAGTATCACAAACGAGCAAA contains:
- the LOC8054356 gene encoding actin-depolymerizing factor 5 isoform X2, whose amino-acid sequence is MAMAYKMATEGMDVKEECQRWFMEMKWKKVHRFVVFKIDERSRAVLVDKVGGPGEGYEELVAALPGDDCRYAVFDFDFVTVDNCQKSKIFFIAWQLCFYFLQPNEQGNLHGISLGKVTGGVEDQGQDPVRDVEARPAAATGRGPLRGAGHRPLRDGLRRHQRPRAMRPALRSALLLPVRVRV
- the LOC8054356 gene encoding actin-depolymerizing factor 5 isoform X3, encoding MAMAYKMATEGMDVKEECQRWFMEMKWKKVHRFVVFKIDERSRAVLVDKVGGPGEGYEELVAALPGDDCRYAVFDFDFVTVDNCQKSKIFFIAWSPAASRIRAKILYATSKQGLRRLLDGVHYEVQATDPSEMGFDVIRGRAQ
- the LOC8054356 gene encoding zinc finger MYM-type protein 1 isoform X1, translated to MGYTLQIYEGKGDGASNMRGEFNGLEKLIRDENPYAFYVHCFAHQLQLVVVSISRCCSSIEDFFEYVTLIVNNTTSSCKRKDVLLDKQRENLLGKLGSGEISSGRGKNQATSLARPGDTRWGSHYKTLLRIESMWDSVIEVLQIVHEDERNPSRAGGLVQIMESFSFVVIMKMMLQILRITNELSLVLQRKDQNIVQAMSLVVDVKTRLMNLRNDGWESLLQEATKFCSENDIPVPNMNESVTRFGRSRKGGKNKITADHYFRVDTFYAAIDAITIEFEHRFNEVSSELLVCFSCLDPRDSFSKFDVHKLARLTEIYSDDFSYSEKKGIKDQLVTFILHVRRIEEFRDCHDLAILAAKIVELERHALFPSVYRLIELAFILPVATATVERVFSAMKIIKTELRNKMSDAWLNHLMVCYIEREIFKGIDLEKIKETFQNKKDRQMQLPKKPKHN